A region of the Penicillium psychrofluorescens genome assembly, chromosome: 6 genome:
CCTCGCCATCCGCGACGAACAAGGCCTCCAGGGCTTCGCGCTCCGACACGGTGGTGGAATGTACCCACGCCAGCATATCTCCAATATACCGCAGTGGATCGTGCGCGGAGAACTCGATTGGCTTGACGGTGCGATCACCAGAGCTCGTCCCAATCGTTCCCGACATGGCATCCGTCAGGGCGTAATGGAATGCATCGGACAAGACATAGTCGCGGGCCTCGGCAAAGAAATCCAGACAGCTATGGAACAGACTGGGCCGTTCCGCCAGCACCCGTAGCGCTCGGCGGATCGAGCTGCTAATCCGGGGATCCTCCAGGTTCAGCGACCGGAACTCTTTCTGGATCCACTTGTAGAGCTTCTGGTAAGCCGAGTTGAGGTTCCGCGTGCTCAGCTCCATCAGCTCCATGCCCAATCGCTGgttctcgccgccgaggaggtgtTCACAGTCGTGGTGAACCTGCTTGACCCGGGAAAGCACATCGAAAAATCGATCATCAACTGGCTCCTCGGCAGAGTTCAAGACAAACAGGTCGTCTTCTGGGATGATGAAGTGTTTCGCGAATGCGTCGAGCAGCTGCTGTTTTGTTTCGGTGtctctcttctgcttcgtCAGGAcggcggcttcttcgagcACGGGGGTGGTATCCTGCTTGGCCCGGCCGATATGTCTGCGCATCTCGTCGCATGTTTGATTCAGCGTCGAAATCACCGCTCCGATCCGACTCAATTGCTGTTGGGAAGCTGTCAGTCCGCTCTGCCCCCGTGGATCGTGGGCTTTGTCTCGCTCACCTCCGCCACTTTGCCAAAGTCGCGAACGATCTCTGCATTGCAATCGACCACCTCCTTCTGCACATCTAGCCGCAGCTGGCGTCTGGTCTCCGCGGTGTTGTGGATGCCCCGTAAACTCAGGGTCTCGAGGGCATCGCGGATATCGGAGTCCGCGTACGAGGCCGACAGCACGCTCGTCAACCGATTGGACAGCACCGTCGATCGTTGTGAGGGCGGCGACAATGGCGACGACCCTTCCGACAACGGGGGAGGCGTTCCGGCGCCATTGGTTGCTGTGGGTGGAGAGAAATAGCTGGTCATTGTTTTTCGACGGGGGAGGTgggggaaagagagagagagagtagaGAGGACAGTTGATCCACGGTTGGTCGGACACACTTGGCATTATTGTCTATCTTATCTTCAACAAAACAACCTCCTCATGGACAGCCCGCTCGTCTCGCCCGCCAAAGCCCGTCAGGCTGCTATCCAGGCCAAGGACTGGGCCTATGTGCATTCTTGGCTGGGCCGCCAATATGCGCCCAAGCCGGTCCCCCAATTCGAGCGCAACGCAGACACCCTCCGCGTTCTGTTAACCTTGGCCGCCGCCAACGACGcagccgacgaggaagccaCTCTCCAGCACCGGGCGCGCGAAGAAGTCGTGGACGCATACCGGGCCCAGGAAGAGACAGATCAGAAAGATCCGCTCGAGCAGCAAAAGAatgccctcctcgaccaggtGGAACTGTGCCTCGACGACAAGGGCCAACGCGATCTGGACGATCTCGCAGACTCCGCTACAATCCTGGGCAATACGTTAGACCCCGCACCAGAGGACGTGGGCCAGTCGATCGCCGAGCTCACGGCCGAGGAATTCGAAGCCCAAACCCAGCTCGCCAGGGTCGAAACACTACACAAATACCTCGAGCGAGAGCTCGCGCGTCTTCGCCAGGAACTGGACGAGCTGCGCACCGACTCCGCATACGAAGTCCCACCGAATATCCAGGGGATGACTACGGACTGGGTGCGAGGCACGAAGATGCTGACGACCAAAGTCGGCGAGTACCAGGACCGCATCGCGTCGCTGGAGCGGAACCAGCCGCAGGGTCCCACGATTGACGAGGTGAtggtcgacgaggaaggtgTCATTCGTCTCCGCGAGACGGTCAAGGCGTTGGAGGGCCGTGTGCGCGCGTTCCACGACTTGCCCAAGGATGTGCCCGGGGCGCGGGCGCGGTATAAGcagctggagcgcgagctggGGCAGTTGATACGGCAGCGCGATACGATGTTTGGCAGACTTGTTGAGCGGGGATGAATGATCATGATGTTCTTACGAGGGATCTAGCATATAAATGTATAAAAGGGATGTTAAGTTCAGATTAAGTGATTCATTCCTAGTACTAATAGTATGTGATCACAGAAAAGAGGGTAAAACAAGCATGGTATCGTAGACTCATTCGCGAATCATGATGGTACAGGTTCCGAAAGGGACAGAAGGGGTGAGAAGCCTATTTGTCCATGCCGAGGGCATTCTTGACCTTGTCACCACTAGAGAGAGAAGTCAGTCACTGGCACAATGTAGGGAGATCTATCGGAACATACACGGAACCGGCGGCACCGCCGTGGGCCTGGTTGTCGTGGGAACGCTGGGTCTTGTCGAAAGCCTCCTGGGTACCGCTCTTGCTCGAGTCGGTCTGGGCACCGCGGGTGACGCGATCGGTGGTGTCGGTGACAGCCTCCTTGGTCTTGTCCATGGTGGACTTGCTGGAGTCGGGGGTCATGccctccttcgcctctgTAGGTGCAGTGGTTAGTATTGAGGACCATCAGAAGACAAGACCATTTGATATACTAGTGGAGAAATCCTTGCGACCGAGATCAGACATGATGGAAGTTGGTTGAAGTTGGTTGTTTAGATTGAAAGTGGTTGATGGAGAAAGAGttgatggatgaggaagaaagcGAGTCGCAAACAACCGCGTTATATAGCCCGTTTCCCGGCGTCATGACGTGATGGTCGTGGTGAACAAGTTTTAGCTGGTATACCTCAAACAATGCGATTAACCTTGGTTCCAGCCACACCCGTCAGGAGCTCGCAGCTGTGGCGGCCCCCATGACGTGCGGATGACCTGCCTGGATCCCCGCGCTAGGCTGCATCGGGGCAATCGTGGAGTGCCGCAGCCACCCAGGGTCTCCATCGCCGGTGGCTCATGCACAGTGACCGAGAGAACAATCTAGTTGTCGCACGGAAACAAGTATCACCGAGCCAATGCCTCTGTCTCCATCGACCATGACTGATATTGCTCTGGCCAGCTCCGTCATCCGGGGCTGGTCGAGCTAGAAGCTTCCGCCAGGGGTGTTCCACCAGTAGGACTGTCAATAGCAGTCCTGTGTATATGCTATCACTGTATATGCTATCACCGAGCCGATCTAAACATTGTATGCAGAGTGTAGATCAAGTCTGGCTCAGCGCTTGATGCCAGTCACATGACCGGGCCAACCTTCCCATCGCCGAGGAGTCACTCCGGTCTGGACACTCGTCACCACCATGCGGCTCCATCTCGCCCTCCCTGTCTCACCGTCTCTATGACGGGTTGTCCCGCCTAATCACTCCATCGCTGTCAATGCCGGCACCGGACCCCACCGAAACAATCTCCAACTGGGACTTCTCGGCGGTGTTGGACTTGCTCAAGTCACCCGCCTACCCTGGCGGCTCGGCTTCATCGTCCCCCGAGGGCCAGCCGGGGCATGATGTTGGTCAACCTACGGCCGTCAAGCCCCAGCGGAGCTACCCACAACTCGGTGATTTGGGTACCGTCTGGGACTTTTTGAATCAGACCGattccaccacccaaccgAGTCTGGATGAGCAGGGATCTTCTCTTCCCGTCTCGAAAACGTCAAAGCCCCAAGTCTCCAAGGAGACTGTCTCGGCTTCCTCGTCACATACGGCCACCCGGCCGGAAGCGATCACGATTCTCAAACGGGCTTCCGACAGCAAGCCCATCAAACATAATGCCTCCATGACACCACACCCTCCGCGAACTCCTCCGAAAGCGATCCCTCTTGCTGGCTCTTCCGACGACACCCCGAAAGGCAAGTCGAAGACACGAGCCGGTAGGAAAAGGACCAACACCATAAACCGCAATGAAATTCTATCCTCAGAAAGCAGTGCCGAAGTAGATTCGGACTCGAGTACCATTGTTTTCGACCGCCCTCTCACCAAGAAACCCGGAGTGCTGGCGTTTGTCCCGGCGCAGGTGGGCACACCGGACGCAAAACACACGGCCTCCGATACACCCCCCTCTTCATACGACGAGCTAGACTCGTCCTTGCAATTCGACTCTTCGGGAACGATCCGAGTTCGACCCACGGCATACAAATCGACGACGGAACGGAAGGTCGGGCTGATGACGAAGCTACTCAAGGAATTTCCCGATTATGCCACACTGGTGTCCCAGGTCGGACGATCTGCAAGCCCCAGCAAGAAAAGTGCCGAGTCCCGCCCGATCCATGTCTTCGTCGACATGTCCAACGTACGTTTCGAGCTTCCCGCGTGCGTTTCTTGCTAACACATCCCTCCAGATTATGGTAGGATTCCACGATGCGGTAAAAGCATCGCGGAAGATCCCCATTGCCACTCGCATCCGGCGTGTACACATGTCCTTTGCCAATCTCTCTTTAATCCTGGAACGGGGGCGTCCCGTATCCAAACGAGTGCTCGTCGGTTCTGACCGACTGCCTTCCATCAACGAGGCCGCAACTCTCGGCTACGAGGCCAACATTCTCCACCGTGTGCACAAGGCCAAGCAGCCAAGCGCCCGTCCGTCCAAGCCCCGCAAGGTAGTCTCCAGTGGACCTGAAACGGCCACCAGCGCTGGAGAGCGATGGGTTGAGCAAGGCGTGGACGAAATCCTGCACCTGAAGATCCTGGAGAGCCTGCTGGACACGGACGAGCCGGCGACGATTGTGCTGGCATCGGGCGATGCGGCGGAGGCTGAATTCTCCGGTGGCTTTATGCGTATGGTGGAGCGCGCGCTGCAGCGCGGCTGGATCGTGGAGCTAGTCAGCTTCTCGCAGGTCACTAGCAATGCGTATCGGAGGAAGGAGTTTCGCGCGAAATGGCAAAGTCGCTTTCGTCTGGTGGAGTTGGATGGGTATATTGAGGAGCTGTTTGACTAGCAGGAGGCGCTCATAAACACTTTCCAACCGACGATAATAAACACCTCTTATGGTACTTGATCAACTGTTCTCTATCGCCCTGTAGTGAACTCCTACCCCGTAAATGCATCACTGCCAGTTGAGTGGCGGGTATAGTTGCTCCCACGTCATTGGCGGAAGAGACCCGCCCGCCACTGCTGCCTTCGTTCTATCATTCAACATCCATCCCATTCATTTAAACAGctctcccatccatctcttTTGTTCTTGCTTGCATTGATTCTTTCTGTTTGCCTTTGTTGGAccgtcctcgagctcgaTTCAAGATCTTAGGGCGCAAGCTCCACGCAGACCATTTCTTCACTGTGCGGCAATCTCTCACTTCGGAGGAACTGAGGTCCGCACGCCTCACAGCTGTCCCCGTGAGCTCAAAGCCAAAGTCCAGTCTCGGTCTGGAGCACAAATTACCCATCAGAGGATACAAAATCGTCCGCGACTATGGCGCAGTTCGCAGACCAGgacttcttcggcggaaCGATTCGCGGCGTGGTACCGCAGGGCTGGATCGATGGCAGGTCAGTATACCATGGCGATCAAGCCAGTCATACCTAAACCCAGGTCTTCCAAATATCAGTCCTAAACTAACACCGCGCAGCACCCTCCGCGAAGTCCCCGACCACCAAGAACTCTTCCTCTCACCGACCACGCTCTCCACCCTGATCATCGAGATCAACCAGCGTGTCCTGCGCGACGACGCCCTGAGCATCCTCACCATGCTAGACCATCAGCAGCCGCCACTAGGCGGCTCCAGCACATCCAACACGGCGTCCACCGAAACAATCGACCAAGCCGCCGCGCTGTACCATCTTCACGACATATGCGAAGAGGGCGACACGATGCAGATCGTCACCCCGCCGCAGCGGGTACATCTCTCTCGTCTgtcgccctcttcctcttaTTCTCCGTCCTCCTCAATACCCGCCTACAGAGGCGTCGTCTCATTCACGACGCCCGCGCGCCAACGACCCGGCGGGCGCGTTCCGAGCTCGGTGGAcggcgccgcggcggcaaCCTCTACTgcgccgtcggcggcggtgggcggcGCGGCTCTCAACGGCGAGACGAATGCTCTCCCGCAGACGTCACGGCTGACGTGCCACTATCTGGTGGTGCGGCTGGAGCCGCAGGCTACGGATCTGGTGGTTTTCTTGAATGTGCCGCATGAGGAGTTTGATACGAGGGGAGATCCGAGGGGATTGTCGCgggaggaggttgttgctGAGGAGTTGGTTGAGGCGCTGGTGCAGAAGCTGGAGGTTTGCGACTGGGGGCTTTTTGTGTAGGTTGAATTCATGGTGAAGCTAGGTTGGGGATATTGAATGGGCTGGAACGGGAAACAAGGATGGGAGGATGGGACTGGAGCGTGCTTCACTAAATAGATGGAGATAGATAAACTAGGTAACGAATAATATAACcagaatcaaatcaacaGTATATTTTCACAAGCTCAGGCAGATCTTCCCATTATGTACAGATATTATGTCACGGGCTCTGTCCTGATCAACTAGAATGTCAAAGTCACCCGTCCCAGCTCCCTGGTCACATCGTCCATAGCCTTCTTCTGCGGAGAGGCAGAGCCGCTATTCTTCTGCGGCGACATGTTCCTCGGCTTCGGCTTAATCTGCACCAAGTGACCCGCACAGGCACCGCAGCGCGAGCGAGTGGTGTCGATACTCTTCGAGTGCCGACCATAGGTAACCGTGCAGCCCTCACAAGCCCAGACATACTTCCAGTCAATCTTGTAGTTGTGCTTCGTCGTGACGGTGATCCTACCGCCATACACAGGATGGTCCGACATGGCATCCGAGCACTTGCGGCCCCATTGCTTGAAGCTCGGTCCGTGCGGGTTCTTGTGCACGTTCGAGATCATGTAGTTGGCCAGATGGCAGTACTCGTGCGCGAGAGTGTTGAGCAGCCGGTCCtcattgtcgatgatgcGCTCGGCTAGCTCGATCATGGCGTGATGTCGGTATCGCGGGCCGTCGGACTcggaagacgaggacgacgagggACGCATGCGCTCGCCTTTCCAGTGCGCGCGGCCAGCGGTTGTCTTGAGGGTTTTGCTCCAGATAATCTTCACCCCGCCAGTCGGCTCGGCCAGTCGACGGACTCCGCCGTCGGCTGCAGCGTCGTCCAGCACGCAGAGGAAgtcctccgccagccgaCCTTTCTTCGCATCAAATGACATCCGGCGTGCGCGCAGCTCGCGTTTCCGCTCTGCTTCTGCCTTCTTTAGTGCGGTCTTGCTGGGCGTCTTGGTGGCCTTGATGGGCGACATGTCGGTCACGGGCTCGAcgctgatgatgctggagTTTTTGGAgttgtcttcgtcgtcttcacCTTCGGACTCCTCGAActcctgcagcagctctATGACAGAGCATCCGGAGAACTTCTCCTTGCGCGGAGAGTGCTGGTCGATCCAATCGTTGGTTTCCTCCTGGTTCCAGAAGGCGTCGACGCTCTCGCGGTGGGGAGTTGGCGGGATACGGGTTCTGTCTTTGGTTGGAGAACGCAGACGGCCTCGGGGTGGAGTGGCTGGTGGTGTCTGCGGTTGGGCAGTTTGGGACTGCGATGAAGATTCACGTTCGGATCCTGATCTGGGGATGGGTTAGCATTGAGTGATGGCTGGAGGGGGTTTTGACGGTTCTCATACCCGCATGGCTCGGATTCCAGCTGAGGGACAGGGTCACAATCCCCACCCAAGTTCAACTGGTTCAGCTCTGTGGAGATGTCGGAGTCCTTGTGAAACAGGCGCCTGGGTGTGGCGGCATGTTTGGAGGGTGTTTTGATAGGTTCTTGGGGAGAGGGTTCCAGACGCAGCGAAGACGGCTTGCTGAGAGCCTTGCGTAGCTCGGTGTCTGGTTC
Encoded here:
- a CDS encoding uncharacterized protein (ID:PFLUO_008728-T1.cds;~source:funannotate), with product MDSPLVSPAKARQAAIQAKDWAYVHSWLGRQYAPKPVPQFERNADTLRVLLTLAAANDAADEEATLQHRAREEVVDAYRAQEETDQKDPLEQQKNALLDQVELCLDDKGQRDLDDLADSATILGNTLDPAPEDVGQSIAELTAEEFEAQTQLARVETLHKYLERELARLRQELDELRTDSAYEVPPNIQGMTTDWVRGTKMLTTKVGEYQDRIASLERNQPQGPTIDEVMVDEEGVIRLRETVKALEGRVRAFHDLPKDVPGARARYKQLERELGQLIRQRDTMFGRLVERG
- a CDS encoding uncharacterized protein (ID:PFLUO_008729-T1.cds;~source:funannotate), producing MSDLGRKDFSTKAKEGMTPDSSKSTMDKTKEAVTDTTDRVTRGAQTDSSKSGTQEAFDKTQRSHDNQAHGGAAGSVGDKVKNALGMDK
- a CDS encoding uncharacterized protein (ID:PFLUO_008730-T1.cds;~source:funannotate) gives rise to the protein MPAPDPTETISNWDFSAVLDLLKSPAYPGGSASSSPEGQPGHDVGQPTAVKPQRSYPQLGDLGTVWDFLNQTDSTTQPSLDEQGSSLPVSKTSKPQVSKETVSASSSHTATRPEAITILKRASDSKPIKHNASMTPHPPRTPPKAIPLAGSSDDTPKGKSKTRAGRKRTNTINRNEILSSESSAEVDSDSSTIVFDRPLTKKPGVLAFVPAQVGTPDAKHTASDTPPSSYDELDSSLQFDSSGTIRVRPTAYKSTTERKVGLMTKLLKEFPDYATLVSQVGRSASPSKKSAESRPIHVFVDMSNIMVGFHDAVKASRKIPIATRIRRVHMSFANLSLILERGRPVSKRVLVGSDRLPSINEAATLGYEANILHRVHKAKQPSARPSKPRKVVSSGPETATSAGERWVEQGVDEILHLKILESLLDTDEPATIVLASGDAAEAEFSGGFMRMVERALQRGWIVELVSFSQVTSNAYRRKEFRAKWQSRFRLVELDGYIEELFD
- a CDS encoding uncharacterized protein (ID:PFLUO_008731-T1.cds;~source:funannotate) — encoded protein: MAQFADQDFFGGTIRGVVPQGWIDGSTLREVPDHQELFLSPTTLSTLIIEINQRVLRDDALSILTMLDHQQPPLGGSSTSNTASTETIDQAAALYHLHDICEEGDTMQIVTPPQRVHLSRLSPSSSYSPSSSIPAYRGVVSFTTPARQRPGGRVPSSVDGAAAATSTAPSAAVGGAALNGETNALPQTSRLTCHYLVVRLEPQATDLVVFLNVPHEEFDTRGDPRGLSREEVVAEELVEALVQKLEVCDWGLFV
- a CDS encoding uncharacterized protein (ID:PFLUO_008732-T1.cds;~source:funannotate) — protein: MARLNTAKAQTSNDTKRRSALTERTSLASDDSLTSQKRTATKRTDAEDSIPRRSQTGSSRRQNTSSSSEFDIFTDSDRMGGSGHDERSPTKRTKARTLKTAQVNSLLLPLSQRPRQRQSDKVETDDYDKENDLTEDEPSPVPRRRNTARTPARNIPSLREQQQPESEAEEEEDAADTSSNSLDDFVVSDNDEISYHETSDSETDEDERTPSPPPSPAPQSTRKKLMRGRRPEPDTELRKALSKPSSLRLEPSPQEPIKTPSKHAATPRRLFHKDSDISTELNQLNLGGDCDPVPQLESEPCGSGSERESSSQSQTAQPQTPPATPPRGRLRSPTKDRTRIPPTPHRESVDAFWNQEETNDWIDQHSPRKEKFSGCSVIELLQEFEESEGEDDEDNSKNSSIISVEPVTDMSPIKATKTPSKTALKKAEAERKRELRARRMSFDAKKGRLAEDFLCVLDDAAADGGVRRLAEPTGGVKIIWSKTLKTTAGRAHWKGERMRPSSSSSSESDGPRYRHHAMIELAERIIDNEDRLLNTLAHEYCHLANYMISNVHKNPHGPSFKQWGRKCSDAMSDHPVYGGRITVTTKHNYKIDWKYVWACEGCTVTYGRHSKSIDTTRSRCGACAGHLVQIKPKPRNMSPQKNSGSASPQKKAMDDVTRELGRVTLTF